agcgagaactagagaagcaaagcagcaagcaacactctctcacagacacacacacaacaaacatccatttctgttgctctactacatCATCTgatataactgatctgattggctaagagctacctacagacgcgtatgatagacattctaagcgcccaataaacggctccggaggatcgtaaaccacaccgcCTCTAAGGAGAAATGAACGGTTGgtttccagaccaaatctcatttgagatttgtctggtgttagccaggctaatccAATACCACAATTCAGTCAAAAACTCCACCTGTAGCTCATTGTTAGTTTGTTTCTTCCTTATTTAAATAAGCTATGATTTACATACATGAGGGGGGCAGGGGGAGCTGAATAAAATACAGTCTGGTAAAACACCATCACTAAACTGTGACCTTTGTGctaaaatgtgtatttgaatgattgcattaaaaaaaaaaaagatcctcaTCATAAAAGTACTTTGAGGCAGCGCAGTTGTAATAGATTATATTAGACTGCACAGGTGTACATAGTGGACCCtgagtgaatgtgtgtttgtaaaaATGGGCTTTACAGTACAGATATTACCAGGGATGGTTTTGCAATGCtggaaagagaaacaaaaagaaaccagGTACCATAACTGTACTGTACtcttgcttaacttgaatattgtgcttttctttataCTTTCTGGCAAAAGGGTAGAAAGGAAGGGGCTGTACTCATAAGCTCTTTATTTCTTGAGGGCACAGTCAGTCTGAAGCATAGATCCATTAAATGCACAAACAAGTAGGGTGAGcactcacattttttttcttgcattttttttctttattaaatcaACAGCAACAGCGACTTTGCTTCTGCAGTCACTGATTATGATATTGAGTTGATCAGAGAAAATGCAATgccaaagaaaatgttaaaattttcACATAAGTAACTTTAACAGAAAATTACAATTGTAAATTAACTAACAATCTAGTACttttactataatttatttTGCTGATTTACATACAGTACTCTTATTTGtaagtatttttattatctattattaattTTACTTGTTCAAAGTATCTGTAAATTTCCCTCTTACTGTGTAAGATAGTATGAGTCATTAAAAAATCTGCAGTGTAccaatgtttgtgtgtcagaACTCACTGTGAGTATGAAACACTGAAGCTGAATGTGTGTTGCCCTATTtcccttttgtcatttttgattTGACTCATTTTCATTAATTATGAGTTTTTGCTTCCTCTGCTTCCTTCTtgatctcctctctctctctctctctctctcctctctctctctttctctctctctcttctctcttctctctctccctgtcacaGGGAGGATGCTCAGGCACCAAAGCGTGTATCGTGGGCAAAGAGCAACACCGGCTCGGACATCGTATCCAAGAATGGCACGCTGTCCTCCATAGCAACCAGCCCTCGGCCCCGAGACCCCCACCAGCCCAACTACCACTACCCATACTCGCCCACGTCGCTGTCAGACACCGGCTCGGTGATCAACGCCTACCAGCTGCGACCCGGAGAAGCCAACACGCTGCAGGGACTTCCTGGCTACAACATCGGAGGAACCCCGTCACGCAAACACAAGCGACCTCCCAGTACAAACGGGGCCCCTCCGCAGATTCTGAGGAGCCCCTTGGTCGCCATCCCCAACAGGACTGAGGGGGCTCAGCCTCAGGTGCCACCTTCGCTCACTGTCTCCCCACAAATCAGCTCCTCCACTCTGACACGCATGGGAGCTGTAGCTGTCATGGTGCCTGCTCAGAGCCAAGCCGGCTCACTGGTGTAGGCCAGCAGAAGGACAGTGGTTACGGATGGAGAGAAAGTATGCCTTGAAATGGAAAGCACTTTCTCCATGAACACCTGAAAGGTTGTGAGAGATAAAAATGTCTCACAGGTCTCTACggtttgttctttttctttttgttccttttttttaagaaatatatttttatttgcactcTTACAAAGAGGACTCCAAAATGGAATCcgaatataattatttttagtaAGGTTTCCTTGAAAACGCCAATGATTTCAAAAGGTGTTAAAGGGGAATTATGGCATTTCTTAGCCTGTTTTTGTGTCAAAGTGACAACAATTTCAGAAATGTATCCAGTATTGagactacacttgatcttagccaaaccCAGTATTGAGTGATAGCGCTATTATAATTGTGATAATTATATCCTGCTATGCTTTTGTGTGTATTGATGCCAGGTCAACACCATAGTCTGTACAAAGAATGGATGATACGCTTCTACTTCTTCCCATTATACAAAAGTGAATCCAAAATATCCTGGAAAGAGCCTTACTGCCATAGAGATATTCTTGCTGTTTAAGCACACGGTCACGTATACATCTGGCGGTGTTGCTTGTGTACAACGTGCGTTACTGGAGGTTTCCACCAGAGGGCACACCAGAGAAGTCAGACCCTATAAAACTACAGGATTTGCAGgatataaataacaaacatggcaaCCATTCATGAGGTAATTCAATTTGTTAATTCTGAGATCATGGGAGAAAAAGTGACAGCTGGGCCATTgtagatgataaaaaaaaatggtgagtACTCCTCCTATATGTCCCTACTGTTCACGTGTTTATTGCATCTTGCAGACGCAGAGCGTTCATTTCTGCAAACGAGACATTTGCCATCGTGCGCACGCGAACAAGTAGCTAACAGAAAGTATGTCTCCGGCCTTATGGACCTGTCAGACTGTCCATGTTTATATACACCCTACGATCAACACAGTCAATTTTTTGAAAAGCTAACAACATTAGCTTACCTCTGCTCTGCCTTAAGAAGGTGTCCAATCTTGGATCAGCATTTGTGTTACGGACAAGGCTCTTTGATACGGAATTTCCTCTCACAGATCTTTACTCAAACAGAATCcaaaaatttgactttttcatgaaaaccaaacaaagaGGGAAACCGTTACGACACCCAGGGACTCATCCGGCTGACTGTCaccagttaacagggtcactcGTTAATTCGTAACACCGGCTGCAGCACCCTCAATACTggatcagtttttaaaaaatgaccaaataagccaggtttatttaattttatttactcatttaaaGTTGATTCAGTTCCGTCATGCAAATTGAACTTTCCCAGCATAGGTTAAGCAGCTGTGTTTGgatttatgctttattgaaccaaatcaacagaaaatgagTCATGTTTACTGAAATAATCCTGGCACTATTTGCTAAACTCACTTTATGGAAACAGGCctctgaaaaatgacaaaattccCCTTTAACTTTATACAGTGTCTGGATACTGTAAACAATAACCAACAGTTCAGTTTATTTAAGAGTTTTTGCAAAATATAAACGTTTGTATAATAactaaatatatacaaatactaTGATTTGTATGGCTGTGAAAggaacacttttcagtcacttCTCTCAGGCTAAACTAGTTCACATTCAGGTGAGAGAATAAAACGTCTCGCAGGTCCcttcagcttcttctttttttaagaaatatatttttatttacactcTTAAAAGGATGTTTTTCAATATGGAATCTAATAGTATTATGATTTTAAGGCAGCACATATAAAACGGCAATGATTTCAAGACAGTTGTGTTGACTTACTACAGTGTGTCTAAATACCGTAAACCACTGAGGCTGGACTTTGCACTTCTtgcaaaatataatgttttgcCAACGTTTATATGATACCTAAACGTATAGAAATATTATGGTTTGTATGGCTGTGTAAGGATCACATTTCAGTCACTTCTCTCAGGCTAACTGCACTAGTTCAGAGTCAGGTGAGAGAAGTTTAATTtacaattctttttttaaagaaatatgttttcatttacattcttaaaaatgtttttttttcagtatggAATCCAATAGTATTATGATTTTAAGGCAGCACATGTAAAACGCCAATGATTTCAATATAGTTGGGTTGACCTAATGCAGTGTGTCTAAATACTGTAAGCTAATGAAGCTGGAAGTATAATGTGTTGGCAAAGTTTGATACCTAAACGTATCGAAATATTATGGTTTATATGGCTGTGTAGGTATCACGTTTCAATCACTTCTCTCAGGCTAACTGCACTAGTTCAGTCAGGTGAGAGAAGGAAACGTCTCACAGGTTCCTTCAGCTTAATTTACATTTCCTTTTGTttaaagaaatatgtttttctttacaCTAAAAAGGATGTTTTCAATGTGGAATCCAGTGTTATAATTTTAAGGCAGCACATGTAAAACGCCAATGATTTCAAGACTTACAGTGTGTCTGAAAACCGTAAACCATGAAGGCTGAATTTTGCATTTCCATTTGGCAGTTATGTTTTGGCAGCATTTGTATTATAACTAaacatatagtttttttattttgtttgagtGGCTGTGTAAGAATCACGTTTCAGTCATTTCTCTCAGGCTACCTGCACTAGTTAAAAATCACAATTcaggtatttttatgttttaaacccACATTTTCTTTCATGTGAGGGTTGTTTTATTTAGCCTACTTTAACAGCGTCAGTAGGTTTCATGATACTGACGTCTTCTGAGAAAACATTTATGAGTATATTGCCTGTTATGGTAGTTGGAATGTAATCAAAATAGTGAGTACAACATGTTGATGGTTTCTTGCTATCTCGTTCAAAGGTGCTTGGTATAGCGTGATATAATTACTGTAAACATACGAGGCCGGTAGTCGATGAGATATCAGACCAACCTTCCTGCTGATGGTCGTTTGTTTTCTTGTGAACTCTGGAAATAATGTGACAGTGAGTTATTTATGCTGAGCGGCTACATGTAGCACTTTTAATACAGTTCTGATTGTTGataattattttcaataaagtGTTCTGGAGTGTTTGATTTGAGAATTTATGACTTATCAACTATGAACACACACAAGTAATtcatataatgtaaataatatctTACCAGTTTAAGGAGGATTCAGGgtgccaaaaaaaagaagcagattcCTTTTATGAAATCAGTTATTTTATTTGGAGTGTGATGAGCAGACATAATTTATAATGTGCCATTTTAATACATAACCCATGTTTTAACTATGTCATCAATTACATTACAGTAACCCTGAATATAAATAAGATCTAAAAGGCCACTTTAGGCTCAGAGCTGCATGTGATAAACATGTTTGATACATAAAACAACCACACCATTTTATCAACATAGATGTTAGTGTTAAACTTTGAATCTAAATGAGCAgctttgaagaaaacaatgttcagatgaaaaaaaaacaaaaacttttcctGATCTACGCTTAGATTAATACCACTGCAAGATTGAGGGCAAAACAATGGACACTGgaatcaaaacattttattgcaaGTAAAAAATGTGCTCAAAATGTATTATGGCAGATCTAAAGCTTTGCAAATCaaaaagttttgcttttgaacattttttgccTGCCATGAGCAGAATCGGGACCTGTCTTAAAACAATCTAAAATCCTTAATTAGTGGCTACATGTACAATGTCATACAGGATATTAAGACAGCCAATGACAGGTGAATGATCAGATAATCGAGCTAAGATAGCGGCTACTGGCTGACAAAATAAGGATTGATTTCTGTCATCTCCAGCCCTGCTCTTCTTCTCCAGACTTCAAAACTCTCATTCACTAACAGTGGATGTTGTCGCTCTGATCGAGGCTGGGTAATAGAAATGTGTCTTACATCTTTCGGCGTAGGTCCCGCACACAAGATTCAGCTCAACACCAAGCAAATCATCTGGGTTCAACATTAAAACTTTTGGATTTTGCAAGAAAACTTTTGGATTTACACAGTTAACAGGATTTACACAAaacagttttgaatgcagtgtGGAAAGTTTTGCTCTCAAACCAGATCTGTTTAATTGCATAATAAAGAGTCTAGGGATGACAATGTCAGTTGCTCCACCGCTCtgttacagacaaaaaaaaatctcaactaCTTGATGGATTACAGAAACTCCATTATCACAGAACTTTCCCGGAGAATAAATCCTACTGACTTTGATAATCCTCTGACTCCCCTGGTGCCACCATGAGCTCGACTTTTATGGCTTTTGGTGAAGTATTTTCACAACTGTTGGATGGATGGCCATGAGATTTGTTAAACATGTTCCCCTCAGGATGAATTCTCTTGTAAATCTGTGCAACTGTTATTGAGATTTCACTCTGGACAGACTGATGAGTCAGCATTGTCATCCCGAGAGCTTTGCTACCAGTGGtgctaaaaatgaaacaaaagaaCCGATAttacaacagaaaaaacctacaTTTAACTGACTAGTTTACCTCCAATCACCCTTGACCTTTTAGAAAACCCACAGCATAGAGTgcatttctggaaaaaaaacagtcacacaGTAACAAACCAGAGTGGGAGACCAGAACAATATGGTCACTACTGAAGATCCAGAGGAAAAGAGTTATCAGGCCTCTGAGAGCAGACTTCGGGAAATGACCAACCTCATCACCTCATTTGTGCCTTTAGGGAGaacgaaggagaaaaaaagttaaaaaaacacgaaattgatacaattaaaaaaatttaaaggcACTGTTTAAAAGGCTCACCCTCTATGATCTGATGTGCTCTGATGTCTCGGACAAACTGCTGCACTGCGTAGTCTTTGAGGTATCCGTACCCACCGTGCATCTGAAGAGCCTGGTTGCAGATCTGTTGAGTAAGAACAAGTAATTATGTAGAAAAGGGAGAAATAagtgaaaaacttttttttttttaaatacacctATTTTTACTTGGTGTAACTCACGTTAAAGCACTCGTCTGTGGCAAAGAGTTTGGCCATGGAGCAGAGAGCCGAGGCGTCGGGGTGGTTCTCCTGCAGCGCTGTGGCAGCGTTACGCACCATTAGACGAGACGCAACCAACTTGGTGGCCATTTCTGCCAGTTTGAACTGGAGAaactacaaaatgaaaacagggACAGgaagaaaatgaaggaaaattTAAGATAGCTTTTACCTCTTTTAGGACCAGTCTCACATTGCCTCAGAACTTGTATGAGCGACTCACCTGGTTGTTGGAGAGCGTCTCTCCAAACTGTTTGCGTACTAACAGATGATCACTGGCGAGCTGCACACAGGCATGTGCCGCCCCAAGAGAAACGGAAGCTGTTGGAAGAGAGTTATATATAAATTGCTTAATAAGAAGCTGGACCTCATGTCAAGAACACAGGAAAGAAAGTTTTGTCACCCTTTTTTGCCTTTAAACCAAAGAGTTTGTAACATTTTGCAACAACAGGGAACATTTAAAACAGTAGGTCTGTCATCATATAGTTAGCATATCAGTTCTACAGCAATTTGTCTAAAGTTTAGTAATGTAACCAAGTGAAGGTGAGTGGGGTGAATTTTACTGCTTATGAATTCAACTTTTAAGTAATGAATATGTACATACATGTTCTTATAAGGTTAAGGTATCATCCCAGATGGGAATATTAATTGATACTCAACTGTGCAacatcaatataaatattttacaaaGTGCAATACAACAATTCACTGTCTAatatattttgcctttttacaatttatttactAATCAGTTAGTATTATCAGGGCTTtcaagtgataaaaaaaatgtattattaattgCAGAATTTGCTGTGAATAATcccaattgttttgtttttcatcttttttcatcTATAAAACTCAGCCTGCTACACACTggaacttttatttattgggtTAATTGTGTACatatttttaacacacacacacaaaaatgcgcacaaaaatgaaaaccttCATTTTGACGACATTATTAAACCGTATTTAGCATTTGTACTGATGATTCTAGTTACTGTATATATaacttataaaatattttaaacccCATTGTAGGGCTAATAAAAGATGATCCTAATTTATCTTCTAAAAGTTGAATAGTCTCAGTTTAATGTCAACTTCCAAAGAAAACATTGAATCATCTCAAGATCTCAAATTTCTTTTATCAGGCTGactgcagtcatttttttcaagctAAACGACATATTTAGGTAgcattaataatattttacaaTAAAGGGGTCACTTCTTGAATAGTGTTTTCCTCCTCACCAATGTTAATTCTGCCTCCATTCAGGCCTTTCAAGGCCATGTTGAATCCTTGTCCTTCCTCACCGAGCCGGTTGCTCACTGGTACGGCACAATCCTCCAGTATCACCGCCCTGGTCGGCTGGGAGTTCCAACCCACCTGGAGAGCAGATTGAAAAACAGTTGAGCTACTGTGACCTACttctgccatctagtggtcacATGCTAACACTCGCTACAGAGCGACATAATTAAATTAGACAATCCAACAGTAATGAACTCtaccttcttttcttttttcccaaaGCTGAGGCCTGGGGTTCCTTTCTCTACCACCAAACAAGAGATGCCTTTCGGTCCTTTCCCTCCCGTTCTGCACATCACAACGTAGACGTCTGCGTCTCCTCCTCCACTGATGAAGGCCTGAAGGGTCACAAAGAGACGAGGCATGTTTCTGGCTCTTTTAAAGAAAGTATTTACAGTTAAAAAGAGCTAAAAAACCCACACATACATTGacaatacatataaaaatataatataaattaccTTAGAACCATTCAAGATGTAATGGTCACCTTTCAGCTGTGCAGTGGTCAGAAGTGAAGCAGCATCACTGCCGCTGCCTAAAAACAAAGATCATGAAGTTATTATTGTGTTGTAGTTCATGCAAAGGGCAACATAGATGAAAGACAATTTACTTAGGGGTTCCTACACATTTTCATGgacaacatttaaaaactttCCAATGATTTTTTAAGAATTCATAATAGTGACGTTTTAAAGATCTGGGCACCCTTCTTTAAATACGCTGGTAAACGACTCACAGCTAttgtattaacccattgaggcctgaaaaaccactgggcgattttaaaataagcctctaattttctggaaattctggaaaaattctggaaaaaaaagtgtcaactcttctactaaataatagatttttcagcctctgtagcagatagaaatgaaattcaaaaagtatttgagagcttatacaaatactacaaaacgacgtatctgatttccaggcttcaatgggttaaaagggATGATAGATGGCAATTTAGGGAaactggctaactgatgtttttgggttataaggaaggacattaatttacttattatttttaattatccaaaaaaaatagctttctctcaaaatggaaattgagatttttggaaaaaaaaaaatatattttttatttttaacgactcttcacttcttttttttccagatgtgtatttgctacatcactgtcaattgtaatgggacagagcattttcattgtattgtctgtattacGTAATAACtaattggatatttgttttctgtggcca
This is a stretch of genomic DNA from Centropristis striata isolate RG_2023a ecotype Rhode Island chromosome 4, C.striata_1.0, whole genome shotgun sequence. It encodes these proteins:
- the acad8 gene encoding isobutyryl-CoA dehydrogenase, mitochondrial: MATMGPLGRIARLGSSICRNHRLIFNRSAQKRGIASCIDAAHGLTDEQKEFQKMAFDFAAKEMAPHMAEWDEKEIFPVETMRKAAQLGFGGIYIQPEVGGSGLSRLDTTIIFEALSTGCASTTAYISIHNMCNWMIDTFGNTEQREKFCPDLCTMEKFASYCLTEPGSGSDAASLLTTAQLKGDHYILNGSKAFISGGGDADVYVVMCRTGGKGPKGISCLVVEKGTPGLSFGKKEKKVGWNSQPTRAVILEDCAVPVSNRLGEEGQGFNMALKGLNGGRINIASVSLGAAHACVQLASDHLLVRKQFGETLSNNQFLQFKLAEMATKLVASRLMVRNAATALQENHPDASALCSMAKLFATDECFNICNQALQMHGGYGYLKDYAVQQFVRDIRAHQIIEGTNEVMRLVISRSLLSEA